A genome region from Natronobeatus ordinarius includes the following:
- a CDS encoding AI-2E family transporter translates to MNERRVLVVLFGLTVAAAITFVAYHFIAALTVSVFVYYSTRRFHKSLRRFKLPVRTRAVLTLSALSIPLFVLLSYTAVLVVLELHEFNEQYAVIELAAQNIGWIDDGGELPELTFDGLAGAYSAGEFDPLIGFLEDHASAVTSITTSFALNLLVVAVVTYYLLIDGVRLRNWLLQFDDDAIVREYLETVDAELEAVLFGNLLNVIIISLVAIVAFTGYNFAVPSSAEVPYPVLAGALTGVASLIPVVGMKIIYVPLAGAAAFPIVLSGETTLLVYIGAFLVVAIVIVDTIPDLVLRPYLSGERTHVGLLMLAYILGPVVFGFYGLFLAPILLVLGLTFADTALPRLLGAEPDEGTPSDQLRLTDF, encoded by the coding sequence ATGAATGAAAGGCGCGTACTCGTCGTCCTGTTTGGCCTCACCGTCGCCGCAGCGATCACCTTCGTCGCGTACCACTTCATCGCAGCACTCACTGTTTCGGTGTTCGTCTACTACTCTACGCGGCGGTTCCACAAGAGCCTCAGACGGTTCAAGCTCCCCGTGCGGACGCGGGCGGTACTCACGTTGTCGGCGCTCTCGATACCGCTTTTCGTCCTGCTCAGTTACACGGCCGTCCTCGTCGTCCTCGAGCTGCACGAGTTCAACGAACAGTACGCTGTCATCGAACTGGCCGCCCAGAACATCGGCTGGATCGACGACGGCGGCGAACTCCCCGAGTTAACTTTCGACGGACTCGCCGGCGCGTACTCCGCCGGAGAGTTCGACCCTCTCATCGGCTTCCTCGAGGATCACGCGTCGGCCGTCACGAGTATCACCACGTCGTTCGCGCTCAACCTCTTGGTCGTCGCCGTCGTCACCTACTACCTCCTGATCGACGGCGTACGGCTTCGCAACTGGCTCTTGCAGTTCGACGACGACGCGATCGTCCGTGAGTACTTAGAGACCGTCGACGCCGAACTCGAGGCCGTCCTCTTTGGCAACTTGCTGAACGTGATCATCATCTCGCTGGTCGCGATCGTCGCCTTCACGGGATACAACTTCGCAGTCCCGTCCAGTGCGGAGGTTCCGTACCCGGTGCTCGCCGGTGCGCTCACAGGTGTTGCGAGCCTGATCCCGGTCGTCGGAATGAAGATCATCTACGTGCCGCTGGCGGGAGCCGCCGCGTTCCCGATCGTCCTGTCGGGCGAGACGACGCTGCTCGTCTACATCGGCGCCTTCCTCGTGGTGGCGATCGTGATCGTCGATACGATCCCGGACCTGGTGCTCCGGCCGTACCTCAGCGGCGAGCGAACCCACGTCGGGCTGTTGATGCTCGCGTACATCCTCGGCCCGGTGGTCTTCGGCTTTTACGGGCTCTTTCTGGCGCCGATCTTGCTCGTGCTGGGGCTCACCTTCGCGGACACGGCACTCCCGCGGCTGCTGGGTGCCGAACCCGACGAAGGCACGCCCAGCGACCAGCTTCGGCTCACTGATTTCTGA
- a CDS encoding Lrp/AsnC family transcriptional regulator → MSQREVLELLRENARYDVADIARMTGLDADEVEATIEELESAGVIRGYRAVVDWDKLERERVRAEVELNVTLDRETSYGDIASRLAKFPEVKALRLVSGDYDFDMEVEGDSIREVSQFISEKVAPVPEITQTVTHYVMTSYKESGIEFGDGDDDDRLSISP, encoded by the coding sequence ATGAGCCAACGCGAGGTGCTCGAGCTGCTTCGTGAGAACGCGCGGTACGACGTCGCGGACATCGCGCGAATGACCGGCCTCGACGCGGACGAGGTCGAAGCGACGATCGAGGAGCTCGAGTCGGCGGGCGTGATCCGGGGCTACCGGGCGGTCGTCGACTGGGACAAACTCGAACGCGAGCGCGTCCGCGCCGAGGTCGAGCTCAACGTCACGCTCGATCGGGAGACGAGCTACGGCGACATCGCGTCGCGCCTTGCGAAGTTCCCGGAGGTGAAGGCGTTGCGGCTCGTGAGCGGCGACTACGATTTCGACATGGAGGTCGAGGGCGACTCGATCAGGGAGGTGTCGCAGTTTATCAGCGAGAAGGTCGCGCCAGTACCCGAGATCACCCAGACGGTCACCCACTACGTGATGACCTCCTACAAGGAGAGCGGAATCGAATTCGGTGACGGCGACGACGACGACCGGCTCTCGATCTCGCCATGA
- a CDS encoding aminotransferase class I/II-fold pyridoxal phosphate-dependent enzyme: protein MTIEPARRVQAVPPSGIRKFFEIAEERDDVISLGVGEPDFSTPWAARDAAIASLERGRTSYTANRGMRELREAIAAYSRERFDLAYDPDEEIIVTAGASEAVDLAFRAFVNPGDTVAIAQPAYISYEPGVLFAGGEVLPVVTREEDEFRLTVDALETAGAADADVLVMCYPNNPTGAVMTRAELEPIAEFAVSHDLTVFTDEIYAELTYEGEHTSIATFDGMRERTVVFNGFSKAYAMTGLRLGYALAPATAIGAMNRIHQYGMLSAPTTAQYAALEALTACDDDVEEMVAQYDRRRRFVRSRFEEIGMPCFEARGAFYLFPEVPPNWAGTADEFAESLLREQGVAVVPGDVFGEGGEGHLRVSYATGLEELREALRRIEAFVGEL from the coding sequence ATGACGATCGAGCCCGCCAGGCGCGTCCAGGCGGTGCCACCGTCGGGCATCCGCAAGTTCTTCGAGATCGCCGAGGAGCGCGACGACGTCATCTCGCTGGGCGTCGGCGAACCCGACTTCTCGACGCCGTGGGCCGCCCGCGACGCCGCCATCGCCTCGCTCGAGCGCGGGCGAACCTCGTACACGGCAAACCGAGGGATGCGCGAACTGCGCGAGGCGATCGCCGCCTACAGCCGCGAGCGGTTCGACCTCGCGTACGACCCCGACGAGGAGATCATCGTCACGGCGGGCGCGAGCGAGGCGGTCGACCTCGCGTTCCGGGCGTTCGTGAACCCCGGCGACACGGTGGCGATCGCCCAGCCGGCGTATATCTCCTACGAGCCGGGCGTGCTCTTCGCCGGCGGCGAGGTCCTGCCCGTGGTCACCCGCGAGGAAGACGAGTTCCGGCTGACGGTCGACGCGCTCGAGACCGCCGGGGCGGCCGACGCCGACGTGCTCGTCATGTGTTACCCGAACAACCCGACGGGGGCCGTGATGACGCGTGCCGAGCTCGAGCCGATCGCCGAGTTCGCCGTTTCTCACGACCTCACCGTCTTTACCGACGAAATCTACGCCGAACTCACCTACGAGGGCGAGCACACGTCGATCGCGACGTTCGACGGGATGCGCGAGCGGACGGTCGTCTTCAACGGCTTCTCGAAGGCGTACGCGATGACCGGGTTGCGGCTGGGCTACGCGCTCGCGCCCGCTACCGCGATCGGCGCGATGAATCGCATCCACCAGTACGGGATGCTCAGCGCACCGACGACCGCCCAGTACGCCGCCCTCGAGGCACTCACCGCCTGTGACGACGACGTCGAGGAGATGGTGGCCCAGTACGACCGCCGTCGACGGTTCGTCCGCTCGAGATTTGAAGAGATCGGCATGCCCTGCTTCGAGGCTAGGGGCGCGTTCTACCTCTTCCCCGAGGTGCCGCCGAACTGGGCGGGGACGGCCGACGAGTTCGCCGAATCGCTGCTCCGCGAGCAGGGCGTCGCGGTCGTCCCCGGCGACGTCTTCGGCGAGGGCGGCGAGGGCCACCTCCGCGTCTCCTACGCGACCGGGCTCGAAGAGCTCCGCGAGGCGCTCCGGCGAATCGAGGCGTTCGTCGGCGAGCTGTGA